One genomic window of Glycine soja cultivar W05 chromosome 9, ASM419377v2, whole genome shotgun sequence includes the following:
- the LOC114366844 gene encoding uncharacterized protein LOC114366844 isoform X1, with product MELDLNQEPLEPTHASPDEFDSLLEELESAHEHVQDRIRRLEAITSRARQYQRRPLFHTPIQITNFTGQTSAPADAREEEMQSQEVEERVVESGRGCKRKGAHLIAKALGRTETDASKEGGSTGNFYDCNICLDRARDPVLACCGHLFCWQCFYQVQIVYSNARECPVCKGEVTETGIIPIYGNSSADGSCESGLKGAGLRIPPRPAAPRIESFRQQLISQGASSSVIQNIWRFHHLIGGLGARVQSQSQTPNAATDRNNGLLAQSHLQTGNDRGTGSSQTPISTLLVQGAASFSSLSSALNSAMDSAERLVEDLESYIHNHPTNGVNTNSTHDGNVAATDSTPAASTSHFSRNVDTIADIGLEIQTTDSNIQTETSPLDPSSSSSHRGSTRVSTSRQVSNDRIRRRSR from the coding sequence ATGGAGCTTGATTTGAATCAGGAGCCGTTGGAACCAACTCATGCTTCTCCAGATGAATTTGATTCTTTGTTGGAAGAACTGGAATCCGCCCATGAACATGTGCAGGACCGTATTAGGCGCCTTGAAGCGATAACTTCCAGAGCCAGGCAGTATCAGAGGCGGCCGCTGTTTCACACTCCGATCCAAATAACCAACTTCACAGGACAAACCAGCGCGCCAGCTGATGCTCGTGAAGAAGAAATGCAGAGCCAGGAAGTTGAGGAAAGAGTCGTTGAAAGTGGGAGAGGGTGCAAAAGGAAAGGTGCCCATTTAATAGCTAAGGCATTGGGGAGGACTGAAACCGATGCCAGTAAGGAAGGGGGAAGCACTGGAAATTTCTATGATTGCAATATATGCTTGGACAGGGCAAGAGATCCAGTGTTAGCCTGCTGCGGTCACTTGTTTTGTTGGCAATGCTTCTATCAGGTGCAAATTGTCTATTCAAATGCAAGGGAGTGCCCTGTTTGTAAAGGAGAGGTCACTGAAACTGGCATTATTCCAATTTATGGAAATTCGAGTGCCGATGGCAGTTGTGAGTCAGGATTAAAAGGAGCTGGTTTGAGAATTCCTCCTCGACCCGCCGCACCCAGAATTGAGAGTTTTAGGCAGCAGCTAATAAGCCAGGGAGCTTCTTCTTCTGTAATCCAAAATATCTGGCGGTTTCATCACCTTATTGGTGGGTTAGGAGCCCGGGTACAGTCACAATCACAAACCCCCAATGCTGCAACTGATAGAAATAATGGTTTGCTCGCTCAATCTCACCTGCAGACAGGCAATGATCGTGGTACTGGTTCCTCTCAGACTCCGATTTCAACCTTGTTAGTGCAAGGAGCTGCTTCGTTTTCATCCCTTTCATCAGCATTAAATTCTGCGATGGATTCTGCCGAAAGATTAGTTGAGGACCTTGAGTCATATATTCATAATCACCCAACAAATGGTGTCAATACAAATTCAACTCATGATGGGAATGTTGCTGCCACTGATTCCACACCTGCAGCTTCTACATCTCATTTTAGTAGGAATGTTGACACCATTGCTGATATTGGCTTAGAAATTCAGACAACAGATAGTAACATACAGACTGAGACTAGTCCATTggacccttcttcttcttcatctcacAGAGGAAGCACTCGTGTTTCAACTTCAAGGCAAGTTTCAAATGATCGCATAAGAAGGAGATCAAGATGA
- the LOC114366845 gene encoding splicing factor 3B subunit 4-like, with amino-acid sequence MTTRIAPGVGANLLGQHAAERNQDATAYVGNLDPQTSEELLWELFVQAGPVVNVYVPKDRVTNQHQGYGFVEFRSEEDADYAIKVLNMIKLYGKPIRVNKASQDKKSLDVGANLFIGNLDPDVDEKLLYDTFSAFGVIVTNPKIMRDPDTGNSRGFGFISYDSFEASDSAIEAMNGQYLCNRQITVSYAYKKDTKGERHGTPAERVLAASNPTTQKSRPHTLFASGPPTLPSVPQANGVAPVPPRPFANGVAPPAIPALRPPPPQAAAFQPMPVPGQPTWHQQQPGQTLLPPAMPPPPQVQQFRPPHPGMQQMPPPPQAPPRPLPPPSVMASQPPPVWRLPPPQQQGGRPLPYPQSGMPPPPPPQ; translated from the exons ATGACGACTCGAATTGCGCCCGGTGTGGGAGCCAATTTGCTGGGTCAACACGCCGCCGAGAGGAATCAAGACGCTACTGCTTATGTCGGCAATCTCGACCCTCAG ACAAGTGAGGAGTTATTATGGGAATTGTTTGTTCAGGCTGGTCCAGTTG TTAATGTCTATGTTCCAAAGGATAGAGTCACCAACCAACATCAGGGTTATGGATTTGTTGAATTCCGCAGTGAAGAAGATGCTGACTAT GCCATCAAGGTGCTTAACATGATTAAGCTTTATGGCAAACCCATCCGTGTCAATAAG GCATCCCAAGATAAAAAGAGCTTGGATGTTGGGGCAAATCTTTTCATTGGCAATCTAGATCCT GATGTAGATGAGAAGCTCTTGTATGACACTTTCAGTGCATTTGGAGTTATTGTTACTAATCCAAAg ATCATGAGAGATCCTGACACAGGAAATTCCCGTGGTTTTGGCTTCATTAGCTATGATTCATTTGAGGCATCTGATTCAGCCATTGAG GCAATGAATGGACAATATCTTTGCAATCGTCAAATTACAGTGTCATATGCTTACAAGAAAGACACTAAGGGGGAACGGCATGGTACCCCGGCTG AAAGAGTTTTGGCTGCAAGTAATCCAACTACACAGAAGAGCAGACCTCATACTTTATTTGCCAGTGGACCTCCAACACTTCCGAGTGTTCCTCAGGCTAATGGCGTTGCTCCGGTGCCTCCCCGACCCTTTGCTAATGGGGTTGCTCCTCCTGCAATTCCTGCCCTCCGTCCACCGCCCCCTCAAGCTGCTGCATTCCAGCCTATGCCCGTTCCTGGACAACCAACGTGGCATCAGCAACAGCCAGGTCAAACATTGTTACCACCTGCAATGCCACCTCCACCTCAAGTCCAGCAGTTCAGGCCACCTCACCCTGGTATGCAGCAGATGCCACCACCTCCTCAAGCTCCTCCCAGGCCTCTTCCACCACCATCAGTAATGGCAAGTCAGCCACCACCTGTTTGGCGACTGCCACCCCCTCAGCAACAGGGTGGACGGCCTTTGCCATACCCTCAGTCCGGAATGCCGCCTCCACCACCTCCCCAGTAA
- the LOC114366844 gene encoding uncharacterized protein LOC114366844 isoform X2 → MEPLEPTHASPDEFDSLLEELESAHEHVQDRIRRLEAITSRARQYQRRPLFHTPIQITNFTGQTSAPADAREEEMQSQEVEERVVESGRGCKRKGAHLIAKALGRTETDASKEGGSTGNFYDCNICLDRARDPVLACCGHLFCWQCFYQVQIVYSNARECPVCKGEVTETGIIPIYGNSSADGSCESGLKGAGLRIPPRPAAPRIESFRQQLISQGASSSVIQNIWRFHHLIGGLGARVQSQSQTPNAATDRNNGLLAQSHLQTGNDRGTGSSQTPISTLLVQGAASFSSLSSALNSAMDSAERLVEDLESYIHNHPTNGVNTNSTHDGNVAATDSTPAASTSHFSRNVDTIADIGLEIQTTDSNIQTETSPLDPSSSSSHRGSTRVSTSRQVSNDRIRRRSR, encoded by the exons ATG GAGCCGTTGGAACCAACTCATGCTTCTCCAGATGAATTTGATTCTTTGTTGGAAGAACTGGAATCCGCCCATGAACATGTGCAGGACCGTATTAGGCGCCTTGAAGCGATAACTTCCAGAGCCAGGCAGTATCAGAGGCGGCCGCTGTTTCACACTCCGATCCAAATAACCAACTTCACAGGACAAACCAGCGCGCCAGCTGATGCTCGTGAAGAAGAAATGCAGAGCCAGGAAGTTGAGGAAAGAGTCGTTGAAAGTGGGAGAGGGTGCAAAAGGAAAGGTGCCCATTTAATAGCTAAGGCATTGGGGAGGACTGAAACCGATGCCAGTAAGGAAGGGGGAAGCACTGGAAATTTCTATGATTGCAATATATGCTTGGACAGGGCAAGAGATCCAGTGTTAGCCTGCTGCGGTCACTTGTTTTGTTGGCAATGCTTCTATCAGGTGCAAATTGTCTATTCAAATGCAAGGGAGTGCCCTGTTTGTAAAGGAGAGGTCACTGAAACTGGCATTATTCCAATTTATGGAAATTCGAGTGCCGATGGCAGTTGTGAGTCAGGATTAAAAGGAGCTGGTTTGAGAATTCCTCCTCGACCCGCCGCACCCAGAATTGAGAGTTTTAGGCAGCAGCTAATAAGCCAGGGAGCTTCTTCTTCTGTAATCCAAAATATCTGGCGGTTTCATCACCTTATTGGTGGGTTAGGAGCCCGGGTACAGTCACAATCACAAACCCCCAATGCTGCAACTGATAGAAATAATGGTTTGCTCGCTCAATCTCACCTGCAGACAGGCAATGATCGTGGTACTGGTTCCTCTCAGACTCCGATTTCAACCTTGTTAGTGCAAGGAGCTGCTTCGTTTTCATCCCTTTCATCAGCATTAAATTCTGCGATGGATTCTGCCGAAAGATTAGTTGAGGACCTTGAGTCATATATTCATAATCACCCAACAAATGGTGTCAATACAAATTCAACTCATGATGGGAATGTTGCTGCCACTGATTCCACACCTGCAGCTTCTACATCTCATTTTAGTAGGAATGTTGACACCATTGCTGATATTGGCTTAGAAATTCAGACAACAGATAGTAACATACAGACTGAGACTAGTCCATTggacccttcttcttcttcatctcacAGAGGAAGCACTCGTGTTTCAACTTCAAGGCAAGTTTCAAATGATCGCATAAGAAGGAGATCAAGATGA